In Nitrosococcus oceani ATCC 19707, the following proteins share a genomic window:
- a CDS encoding autotransporter assembly complex protein TamA, with translation MKIGAAWSQVYLETEVEGVKGEALENVMAYLSIAHQKEDAQLAEGVIRRLHGKAEDEIKTALAVYGYYQPRIEAELQQHPKRWLARYRIDPGPRMRVGEVDLTVTGGGAEDSAFQALQQNFPIKEGEFLNQTHYEQGKSALQRLAAERGYFQANFTQQVLRINLETYSARAILRFDTGPRYQFGPVTFTETVLRPQLLTRYVPFQEGEFYQSSKVVELQTALVDSDYFAVVEVEPRPQQAAELKVPISVYLQAEKRNRYSVGVGFGTNTGPRLNLGWKNRYVNRYGHRFSFALNTSKINQTLDSSYIIPIGDPRTDQVRIASSIGRRSTVTSNSHIALFGARRIVARPGGWQETLFLDYRWEDFDVGGDSGLAKLLIPGISWFRRQADDPVYPQRGNRLSLELQGAAQELLSNNTFLQLTLQGKIIRRLGRRSRLLVRGDAGATWVSDFANLPPSVRYFAGGDQSVRGYAFSSLGATNERGRVIGGKNILVGSVEYEYRFLDKWAAAAFYDAGNAFNNFSSLEVQQGAGVGVRWISPVGPIRVDFAFALSKSGTPFRLHVNLGPDL, from the coding sequence GTGAAGATTGGAGCGGCTTGGTCCCAAGTCTATCTTGAAACAGAAGTAGAGGGTGTAAAAGGGGAAGCCCTGGAAAACGTCATGGCTTATCTGAGCATTGCCCACCAGAAGGAAGATGCTCAATTAGCCGAGGGAGTCATTCGCCGGCTTCATGGCAAGGCGGAGGATGAGATTAAAACCGCTCTTGCAGTATATGGTTACTACCAGCCCCGGATCGAGGCGGAACTGCAGCAGCATCCTAAGAGATGGCTAGCCCGCTATCGCATCGATCCGGGTCCCCGGATGAGGGTGGGGGAGGTGGATTTAACTGTCACAGGAGGGGGGGCGGAAGATTCTGCTTTCCAGGCGTTACAACAGAATTTCCCCATTAAGGAGGGGGAATTTCTAAATCAGACCCATTATGAGCAGGGAAAGTCGGCCTTGCAGCGATTGGCTGCCGAGCGCGGTTATTTCCAGGCAAATTTTACCCAGCAGGTGTTGCGAATAAACCTGGAGACATACTCAGCCCGTGCTATTTTGCGTTTTGATACCGGTCCCCGCTACCAATTTGGCCCGGTTACCTTTACCGAAACCGTATTACGGCCTCAGCTCTTGACCCGCTATGTGCCTTTCCAGGAGGGAGAATTTTATCAAAGTTCAAAAGTAGTTGAACTACAGACGGCGTTGGTGGATAGCGATTATTTTGCGGTAGTAGAGGTGGAACCTCGTCCACAACAAGCGGCGGAGCTTAAAGTGCCTATATCGGTATACTTACAAGCAGAGAAGCGCAATCGCTATTCAGTGGGAGTAGGTTTTGGGACCAATACGGGGCCGCGACTTAATCTGGGGTGGAAGAACCGGTATGTCAACCGCTATGGGCATCGTTTTAGCTTTGCCTTGAATACTTCTAAAATTAACCAAACCCTCGATTCAAGTTATATTATTCCTATCGGCGATCCCCGCACCGATCAAGTCAGGATTGCCTCCAGTATTGGCCGACGTTCAACCGTCACTAGCAATAGCCACATTGCGCTGTTTGGAGCTCGGCGGATTGTCGCCCGGCCGGGCGGTTGGCAGGAAACCTTGTTTTTAGACTACCGGTGGGAGGATTTTGACGTCGGCGGTGATTCAGGCCTGGCTAAACTTTTAATTCCAGGGATTAGCTGGTTTCGGAGGCAGGCCGACGATCCTGTTTATCCCCAGCGAGGCAACCGACTTAGTTTAGAATTACAAGGCGCTGCTCAGGAACTTCTTTCCAACAACACTTTTCTCCAGCTCACCTTGCAAGGAAAAATCATCCGGCGTTTAGGCCGCCGCAGTCGTTTGTTGGTGCGGGGGGACGCGGGTGCGACTTGGGTTTCAGATTTTGCGAATCTTCCTCCTTCGGTGCGCTATTTTGCTGGTGGCGATCAGAGTGTACGCGGTTATGCTTTCAGCTCTTTGGGCGCCACTAACGAGAGGGGTCGAGTGATAGGCGGAAAAAATATTCTCGTGGGGAGTGTGGAGTACGAATATCGTTTTTTGGATAAGTGGGCTGCCGCTGCCTTTTATGATGCGGGAAATGCTTTTAATAATTTTTCTTCGCTGGAGGTACAGCAGGGAGCAGGGGTGGGTGTCCGTTGGATTTCCCCCGTGGGCCCTATCCGGGTGGATTTTGCCTTCGCTCTTTCTAAATCTGGTACGCCTTTCCGTCTTCATGTTAATTTAGGCCCTGATCTGTGA
- a CDS encoding YqgE/AlgH family protein → MKTMCYFRNHFLIAMPALDDVNFARTVTFICEHNQDGAMGIIINRPLSITLDQMLQHIKVKDCPQEVGEMPVFLGGPIQQERGFVLHRPIGQWETTLRVGDEVGITTSRDILDAITQGKGPPQTLIALGYAGWGPNQLEQELAENAWLSTPANSTVVFDTPYQQRWEAAAALAGVDLSRLSGEIGHA, encoded by the coding sequence ATGAAAACAATGTGCTATTTCCGTAATCATTTCTTGATAGCCATGCCTGCTCTGGATGATGTCAATTTTGCTCGCACGGTCACCTTCATCTGCGAACATAACCAGGATGGCGCCATGGGCATTATTATCAACCGCCCTTTGAGCATCACGCTTGACCAGATGCTGCAACATATAAAAGTTAAAGACTGCCCTCAAGAGGTAGGAGAGATGCCCGTGTTTCTGGGTGGCCCTATCCAACAAGAGCGGGGATTTGTGTTGCACCGTCCCATTGGCCAGTGGGAAACTACCCTAAGGGTTGGCGATGAAGTGGGCATTACCACCTCCCGTGATATCCTTGACGCCATTACCCAAGGAAAAGGCCCTCCACAGACTCTCATTGCTCTGGGTTACGCTGGCTGGGGTCCTAATCAACTGGAACAAGAACTAGCGGAAAATGCCTGGCTAAGCACCCCTGCCAACAGTACGGTCGTTTTCGACACCCCCTACCAGCAGCGCTGGGAAGCAGCCGCTGCCCTGGCAGGAGTCGATCTTTCCCGTCTCTCCGGAGAAATTGGACACGCATGA
- the ruvX gene encoding Holliday junction resolvase RuvX: MSATLDAPSPSKPRIVLGFDFGLRYIGVAVGQEVTHSANPLTTLKAHEGNPDWNQITQLIRQWNPDLLIVGLPLNMDQSEQFLTKAARRFGHRLHGRYGLAVEWVDERLSTVEARERLNIKSSASGRRQGIDQMAAQCILQTWLTEQQTIRH, from the coding sequence ATGAGCGCAACCCTTGATGCCCCCTCTCCCTCAAAACCCCGGATCGTCCTCGGATTCGACTTTGGGCTGCGCTATATTGGGGTGGCTGTTGGTCAAGAAGTAACGCATAGCGCTAACCCCTTAACGACTCTGAAAGCCCATGAAGGAAATCCTGATTGGAACCAAATCACCCAACTCATCAGGCAATGGAACCCTGACTTGCTGATTGTCGGGTTACCGCTTAATATGGACCAATCTGAACAGTTTTTGACTAAAGCAGCCCGCCGCTTTGGTCATCGTTTGCACGGCCGGTATGGCCTGGCCGTAGAATGGGTTGATGAGCGTTTATCCACCGTCGAGGCCCGGGAACGGTTAAATATTAAATCCTCCGCCTCTGGCCGCCGCCAAGGCATCGATCAGATGGCTGCCCAGTGTATCTTGCAGACTTGGTTAACAGAACAGCAAACCATCCGTCACTAA
- a CDS encoding energy transducer TonB: MLSPSAMIPTMNYPLILTLLLSVLFHGILLLGMDQLKFFPPPTPIPLPLEIILVPFKQEKIPKKPNVLAQAGKISKSEKEERHPLAPSAPSPLAAPPRVPTSPAIQPAPAVSKQKLPPPKQTALSPLLTQKRATPSPSKPQQIPASTSPEIPETTSPRPSARELIAALEGQLAREIQRYANQPRKRYLDSNTTEYAATAYLDAWRKKIERVGKMNYPEEAKRRGLSGSLILVVDLNPDGTVANIVVRHSSGHQALDKAAIRIVRLAAPFANIPANVLQGHDILSITRTWQFHSGKDFSSR; this comes from the coding sequence ATGCTCTCTCCAAGCGCCATGATTCCCACCATGAACTACCCGCTAATCTTGACCTTACTTCTCTCAGTCCTATTTCATGGAATACTGCTATTAGGCATGGATCAACTGAAGTTCTTTCCTCCCCCTACGCCAATCCCCCTCCCCTTGGAAATTATTCTCGTTCCCTTCAAGCAAGAAAAAATTCCGAAAAAACCGAACGTTCTTGCCCAAGCCGGCAAAATAAGCAAAAGCGAAAAAGAGGAAAGACATCCACTAGCGCCCAGCGCGCCTTCCCCTTTAGCCGCTCCCCCACGGGTACCCACCAGTCCAGCAATCCAACCTGCGCCGGCAGTTTCTAAGCAAAAACTTCCTCCGCCCAAACAGACAGCCCTATCTCCCTTACTCACTCAAAAACGGGCTACCCCTTCCCCTAGCAAACCACAACAGATACCGGCGTCCACCTCCCCAGAAATTCCGGAAACGACCTCTCCCCGCCCCTCGGCCCGAGAACTCATCGCCGCCCTAGAGGGACAGCTTGCCAGAGAAATTCAGCGTTATGCCAACCAACCCCGTAAGCGATACCTCGACTCCAACACCACGGAGTACGCGGCGACCGCCTACCTAGATGCCTGGCGTAAAAAAATAGAACGGGTCGGGAAAATGAATTATCCAGAGGAAGCCAAACGGCGGGGACTCTCGGGAAGCCTCATTCTAGTGGTCGATCTTAATCCGGATGGGACGGTAGCTAATATTGTGGTGCGCCATTCTTCTGGCCATCAGGCATTAGATAAAGCGGCTATCCGAATCGTACGCTTAGCCGCCCCTTTCGCCAACATACCTGCAAACGTACTCCAAGGCCACGATATACTTTCTATCACCCGGACCTGGCAATTCCACAGCGGGAAAGATTTTAGTTCTCGCTAA